The Megalops cyprinoides isolate fMegCyp1 chromosome 9, fMegCyp1.pri, whole genome shotgun sequence genome has a window encoding:
- the LOC118783270 gene encoding protein Aster-B-like isoform X7: MVEKGSDHSSDKSPSTPEQVVQRTYSVQSARSGGKNSKKSQSWYNHERQHLLRVLSPTYKQRNEDFRKLFKQLPDTERLIVDYSCALQRDILLQGRLYLSENWICFYSNIFRWETLLTVRLKDICSMTKEKTARLIPNAIQVCTDTEKHFFTSFGARDRTYMMMFRLWQNALLDKPLCPKELWHFVHQCYGSELGLTSDDEDYVQPDDDFNTMGYCEEIPAEENEVNDSSSKSSTEAKPDVSPQLPKKSLTHSTLTSTGSSETPISFDLPPEEYTDCLPDGDLLTIPLPEDKSSEPMGPVPSPSLDFNDNEDIPTELSDSSETHDEAGEVQAFHEDLNGRQYINEVYKFSVDKLYTILFTESQFMSDFMEQRRFSDVVYHPWKKEEEGNQTREIMYTISLSNPLAPKTATVTEIQKLYKASQESECYIIDAEVITHDVPYHDYFYTLNRYMLTRVAKNKCRLRVSTELRYRKQPWGLVKGFIEKNFWSGLDENFRHLEVELSKMEEVLMEPHRQSPKAKAMKTSTVRRRKRPLVHLRAQHLEEALSPVTTPTDDEVIHRIKHVAGSTQTRHVPEQVPGGIALYSVSKLLLIVSFVICLSLVLLVFLNMMLFYKLWMLEYTTQSLTTWQGLRLHESKLPQTQLEWAQLLESQQRYHDAELQKWREIIKSSVLLLDQMKDSLLNLQKGISLRDYSSEAEEKRSGYH, encoded by the exons GTCTTGAGCCCCACTTATAAGCAGCGCAATGAAGACTTCAGGAAGCTCTTCAAACAGCTCCCTGACACGGAACGGCTTATCGTGG ATTACTCCTGCGCCCTGCAAAGGGACATCCTCCTGCAGGGACGGCTCTACCTCTCCGAAAACTGGATCTGTTTCTATAGCAACATCTTCCGATGGGAAACGCTG ctgacGGTGCGGCTGAAGGACATCTGCTCGATGACGAAAGAGAAGACCGCACGCCTCATCCCCAATGCTATCCAAGTTTGCACTGACACTGAAAAG CACTTTTTTACCTCGTTCGGGGCCCGGGACAGGACGTACATGATGATGTTCAGACTGTGGCAGAACGCACTGCTCGACAAG CCTTTGTGTCCCAAAGAGCTGTGGCACTTCGTTCATCAGTGCTATGGGAGCGAGCTGGGCCTGACGAGTGACGACGAGGACTATGTGCAGCCGGACGATGACTTTAACACCATGGG GTACTGTGAGGAGATCCCAGCCGAGGAGAATGAGGTGAACGACAGCTCCTCCAAGAGCAGCACGGAGGCCAAGCCTGACGTCAGCCCACAGCTGCCCAAGAAGTCCCTCACCCACAGCACGCTCACCTCCACCGGCAGCAGCGAGACGCCCATCTCT TTTGACCTGCCCCCGGAGGAGTACACAGACTGCCTTCCAGACGGTGACCTCCTGACCATTCCACTGCCCGAAGACAAGAGCAGCGAGCCCATGGGGCCCGTGCCCTCGCCCTCGCTAGACTTCAACGATAACGAGGATATCCCCACTGAGCTGAGTGACTCCTCAGAGACTCACGATGAAG caGGGGAAGTGCAGGCCTTCCACGAGGACCTGAACGGGCGGCAGTACATCAACGAAGTGTACAAGTTCAGCGTGGATAAGCTGTACACCATCCTCTTCACTGAGTCGCAGTTTATGAGCGACTTCATGGAGCAGCGCAGGTTCTCAG ATGTGGTGTACCACCCctggaagaaggaggaggagggaaaccAGACGCGCGAAATCATGTACACCATCTCCCTGTCCAACCCGCTGGCCCCCAAGACCGCCACTGTCACCGAGATACAG AAACTGTACAAGGCTAGCCAGGAGAGCGAGTGCTACATCATCGATGCTGAGGTCATCACTCACGATGTTCCCTACCACGACTACTTCTACACGCTCAACCGCTACATGCTGACGCGCGTGGCCAAGAACAAGTGCCGTCTGAG GGTATCAACGGAGCTTCGTTACCGCAAGCAGCCATGGGGGTTAGTCAAAGGCTTCATTGAGAAGAACTTCTGGAGTGGCCTGGACGAGAACTTCCGGCATCTTG AGGTGGAGCTGTCAAAGATGGAGGAGGTGCTGATGGAGCCCCACAGGCAGTCTCCCAAAGCCAAGGCCATGAAGACGTCGACAGTACGGCGCAGGAAGCGGCCACTGGTGCACCTCCGTGCCCAGCACCTAGAGGAGGCCCTCAGCCCCGTTACTACGCCCACCGACGACGAGGTCATCCACCGCATCAAACACGTGGCAG GTTCAACTCAAACGAGACACGTCCCAGAGCAAGTCCCTGGTGGAATTGCGCTCTACAGCGTGTCCAAGCTCCTGCTCATCGTCAGCTTCGT GATTTGTCTAAG CCTGGTCCTGCTGGTGTTCCTGAACATGATGCTGTTTTACAAGCTGTGGATGCTGGAGTACACCACCCAGAGCCTCACCACCTGGCAGGGCCTGCGACTCCACGAGAG TAAACTGCCGCAGACGCAGCTGGAGTGGGCCCAGCTCCTGGAATCCCAGCAGCGTTACCATGACGCCGAGCTGCAGAAGTGGAGGGAGATCATCAAATCTTCAGTCCTGCTGCTAGATCAG ATGAAGGACTCTCTATTGAACCTTCAGAAGGGCATCAGCCTGAGGGACTACAGTTCAGAGGCCGAGGAAAAAAGGAGTGGTTATCACTGA